The following DNA comes from Cyanobacteria bacterium GSL.Bin1.
GGCTATGCTCAATTTGTTGATGCCCATACCCTTGCCATTGGCGAGGAAAAAGTCACAGCCGATAAAATTTTAATTGCGGTGGGCGGGATTCCAGAAAGAGCCGCTGTTCCTGGCATTGAACACGCGATTATCTCTGATCGTATGTTTACCTTACCCGAGCAACCGAAGCGGTTTGTGGTTCTCGGTGGGGGGTATATTGGCGTTGAATTTGCTTGTATTCTCAATGCTTTGGGTTCAGAAGTCACTCAGATTATTCGCCGTCCCTATATTCTGCGGGGCTTTGATCATGATATTCGCGAACATCTCCAAAATAGTCTGATTGAGCAAGGGGTAAAAGTTTGGGGAAATACGAAAATTAAGGCGATTGAACAAACAAAAGATGGGTTGAAATTAACGACAACCGGCGATCGCGCAGAAACGATCACAGCCGATGTGGTCTTAGCGGCAACCGGACGCATCCCGCGCTTAGAAAAGTTAGGATTAGATCAAACCGGTGTTGAAGTGAAAAATGGCGCGATCGCGGTAAATAATTATAGCTGTACCACGGTTCCCAATATCTTTGCCGTTGGGGATTGTACGGATCGCATTAATCTCACCCCTGTAGCAATTCAAGAAGGACGTGCTTTTGCCGATACCGAATTTGGCGGGAAAGATCGGATCATGAGTCACGAAAATGTGCCTTCAGCCGTATTTACGAGCCCAGAAGCAGCCACAGTCGGCTTCACTGAAGGCGAAGCGAAAGAGAAATATGGTGAGGATGCCATTCAAATTTACCGAGCAAGATTTGGTTCCACCTACTTTAGTTTGACCCAGCGGAAAGAAAAAGTCATGTTGAAGCTGGTTGTGGAAAAAAGCAGTGATCGCGTTCTCGGGGCGCACATGGTGGGCGAAGCGGCTGCGGAAATTATGCAAGGGGTTGCCATTCCGATTAAAATGGGCGCAACCAAAGCTGATTTTGATGCGACGGTTGCCATTCACCCCTCGGTTGCCGAAGAATTTGTCACCATGCGTTAACCATTCAATCCGTTAGGGGTAGAACTTGCCCCTAACGTTGTTCCACTTGCTGCAGTAATGCTTGACGTTGCGGTTGTAAGGCTAAATCTAAATCGGGAAAATAAGCAGAGGTGGGAAAAAGCGAATTCAACCAGACAACGATGGGGATATTCTCCACCACTTGGAAATAATCAGAGGGGGTTGCCCCGCCCAAATGTCGCATATTCACGCCAAATCCCAGCCGTTGCCGTCGGTACTGCCAAGTAGGCGCCTTTTGTTTCAACCAACTCTCAAACGTCTCTGCATTCGTCATGCTCGTTAAGAGAGCCTCTAAACGTTCCTCGGGAATCATTTCTTTTCTGGCTCGAATCCAAGCTTGTTGTAAGTGTTGGGAGCGTTGTTCCGGTTGTACCCAAGCCAAGAGTAACTGCTGCGCTGGGCTGGGAGAGAGAGTTTTCTCCACACTGGCTACAGCTTCCCCGGTGCTAATTTTTAAGACCGCTTGACTCAAGGGTGAGCCATACTCTTGAAGATCTTCTTTCGCCCCTGCTAAATTGCCTTGCCACCACAAGAAGCTGCCTCGAATTTGATGGAGATCAGTCTCCAACTCCGTAGAAAGATTATCAGAATTTAAAAGTTGACTACATTGCGCGATCGC
Coding sequences within:
- the gorA gene encoding glutathione-disulfide reductase, which gives rise to MSYDYDLFVIGGGSGGIAAARRATEYGAKVALAEFDRLGGTCVNRGCIPKKLMVYASHFPHWFEDAKDYGWSVGEASLNWKKMTTAVNGEVDRLNGVYQRMLDKANVTVYQGYAQFVDAHTLAIGEEKVTADKILIAVGGIPERAAVPGIEHAIISDRMFTLPEQPKRFVVLGGGYIGVEFACILNALGSEVTQIIRRPYILRGFDHDIREHLQNSLIEQGVKVWGNTKIKAIEQTKDGLKLTTTGDRAETITADVVLAATGRIPRLEKLGLDQTGVEVKNGAIAVNNYSCTTVPNIFAVGDCTDRINLTPVAIQEGRAFADTEFGGKDRIMSHENVPSAVFTSPEAATVGFTEGEAKEKYGEDAIQIYRARFGSTYFSLTQRKEKVMLKLVVEKSSDRVLGAHMVGEAAAEIMQGVAIPIKMGATKADFDATVAIHPSVAEEFVTMR